The following proteins come from a genomic window of Dreissena polymorpha isolate Duluth1 chromosome 1, UMN_Dpol_1.0, whole genome shotgun sequence:
- the LOC127854682 gene encoding tubulin delta chain-like, with the protein MSDSSKDFSSFNWPGLVKHLRQMLIANAAMEEGIDWQVKLEDSRRSLANTLILRGKDLAGADTGPFSEPRLYPPWVPEDCRLAVYTQPRMFNNYEKCATLISNNKAPIYSLDSVIAKAWNMFSSRAYTHLYVKHGLTEEDFVDSFVTLEQVVMSYKNV; encoded by the exons ATGTCGGACAGCTCCAAGGACTTTAGCTCCTTCAACTGGCCCGGGCTCGTCAAACACCTGCGACAGATGCTCATTGCAAACGCAGCAATGGAAGAAG GCATTGACTGGCAGGTAAAGCTGGAAGACAGTCGACGCTCCCTGGCCAATACCCTGATACTCCGAGGCAAGGATCTGGCGGGGGCGGACACTGGCCCCTTCTCGGAGCCCCGCCTGTACCCGCCCTGGGTCCCGGAAGACTGCAGGCTAGCCGTCTACACGCAGCCACGCATGTTTAACAACTACGAGAAGTGCGCTACGCTTATTAGTAACAATAAGGCGCCCATTTACTCGCTGGACTCAGTGATAGCGAAGGCTTGGAATATGTTTTCGTCACGCGCGTACACGCACCTCTATGTGAAACACGGTCTCACCGAGGAAGACTTTGTGGATAGTTTTGTCACTCTTGAACAGGTTGTGATGAGCTACAAAAATGTATGA